In Humulus lupulus chromosome 7, drHumLupu1.1, whole genome shotgun sequence, the following are encoded in one genomic region:
- the LOC133791981 gene encoding uncharacterized protein LOC133791981 — MEQKNPGTVTHLQMDNEGRFKYCFMALGVSIMGFKTYIHPVICVDGTFLTTRCGGTLLCAMGQDANKQIYPIAFLVVDSESNDSLLYFLLRLKEAIGEVENIVFVSDRHTSIASALTKNFPEAHHGACIHHVSMNIRAKFKTDHCHEEFFLAVKAYRKREFLRHFEKIKFKDLAISQYLENQVGFEKWARSFFPGHRYNLMTTGIAESWNNVIAEARGWPITCLMEFMRHTLQKWFFERRTAASAATSPLATEVEDDLRKLADKSTTSFSFPSSQYEITVLDGDLDGDVDLRRKTFSCRRFDLTGLPCEHALAGARDRGISPYSLCSRFYTVEAWLSSYGGSVYTLGNEESWVIPNDIGSMMIAPPLVKQKAGRPKKKRRLSKGEKNSKQHRCSRCGVLGHNRVTCTTVCPPPSRHA; from the coding sequence ATGGAGCAAAAAAATCCTGGAACTGTTACTCATTTGCAGATGGACAATGAAGGTAGGTTCAAATATTGCTTCATGGCCTTAGGTGTTTCTATAATGGGGTTTAAAACATATATTCACCCAGTTATATGTGTAGATGGAACCTTCTTGACTACTCGGTGTGGAGGTACTTTGTTATGTGCCATGGGACAAGATGCTAACAAGCAAATATATCCAATTGCATTTTTAGTAGTTGACTCAGAGAGTAATGACTCATTGTTGTATTTTCTACTGAGGTTGAAGGAAGCGATTGGTGAAGTGGAGAATATAGTATTCGTGTCTGATAGACATACTAGTATAGCAAGTGCCTTGACTAAAAATTTTCCTGAGGCACACCACGGTGCTTGTATACATCATGTTAGCATGAATATCCGTGCGAAGTTCAAAACTGACCATTGCCATGAAGAATTCTTCCTTGCAGTGAAAGCTTATAGAAAGCGAGAGTTTTTACGCCATTTTGAGAAGATTAAATTCAAAGATCTTGCAATTTCTCAATACTTAGAGAATCAAGTGGGTTTTGAAAAGTGGGCTCGTTCTTTCTTTCCTGGTCATCGATATAATTTAATGACTACAGGTATTGCCGAAAGCTGGAACAATGTCATTGCTGAGGCAcgtgggtggccaattacttgtcTCATGGAATTTATGAGGCATACTTTACAAAAATGGTTTTTCGAGCGTCGAACTGCAGCATCAGCGGCTACAAGTCCTCTTGCCACAGAAGTGGAAGATGATTTGCGAAAGTTAGCAGACAAGTCCACTACCTCGTTCTCTTTTCCGTCTAGTCAGTATGAAATAACAGTATTGGATGGTGATCTTGATGGAGATGTCGACCTGAGGAGGAAAACATTTAGTTGTAGAAGATTTGATTTGACAGGTCTTCCTTGTGAACACGCTTTAGCTGGTGCTCGAGATCGTGGCATTAGTCCATATAGTTTATGCTCCAGATTCTACACAGTTGAAGCGTGGTTGTCATCCTATGGTGGATCTGTATATACGCTGGGTAATGAAGAATCTTGGGTGATACCAAATGACATAGGAAGTATGATGATAGCTCCTCCTTTAGTGAAGCAGAAGGCtggtcgtccaaagaagaaacGACGTTTATCAAAGGGTGAGAAGAATAGCAAACAACATAGATGTAGTAGATGTGGTGTCCTGGGCCACAATCGAGTGACGTGCACCACTGTTTGTCCCCCGCCGTCTAGACATGCTTAG